The region AGGGGAACAGGTTGAGATTGTTGTGGAACATTGAAGCTGGTTAATGTACCGGTCAGAGCTGTGGTATGTGTGACATTACTTTCTCCAGGATGCTCAGAACGGCATGCATTCTTccccctttatcctcacaacagtctTTCAAGGTGGGCTGGATGGGGACAGAGGAAAtgaccaaggtcacccagtccCTGCCTGAGGAAGCCCTGAGGGATTAAAGAGGTTCCGCACACAGGAAAAATAACTATGGCTAAGGACATTACTTGAACAGAGGGAGACAATCACAGCTATTGTTACAAGGGCAGGCACAATAAGTAAGAAACAGAATCAGCTAAACAAACATCCCAGCCCAAGTAGGAGAGAGGAAATCACAAGCTCCTAAGCTAGGAAccaacttcccccctccccagcaggtaGGAGAATCTTCAGGCTACTCCATCACAGTGGCCCAGTAACCCAGAACTGCCCTGCTTTTTGAGATCTTTTCATCATGTCTCCATCTGAAGTTTTTAAGATCTGTTTTGCATGGTACAGGTAGGCTGGAACTTGggaaattatgcatggaaagtaTCTTAGATGGGCAGGATCTGAAGGGTTAACAGGATGCTATTTGTTTCTCCCACTAGAACCAGCCATCAAGATGAATGGGTCCACTGTGACAGAGTTTGTCTTCCTGGACTTCTCCAGCTCCCAGACTGCCCAGTTTTTCCTTTTAACGCTGGTTACGACCTGCTACACAGCCGTCCTTATGGGAAATTTGCTAATCATAGTGACTGTGCTGTCTGAGCCCAAGCTCTTTCAgtcccccatgtatttcttcctggcCAATCTGTCTGTCCTTGACATCTCTTTGGGCTCTGTAGCAGCCCCCAAACTAGCAACCGACCTAGTGAACAAGGGTGGAACCATTTCTTTTGTAGGCTGCATGGCTCAGATAATGACCTTCCACTTCTTTGGTGGTGCAGAAATGTTCCTCCTCTCTGTCATGGCCTACGACCgttatgtggccatctgccacccactgaggTACACAACCATCATGAACCAACAGCGTTGCTTACGTTTTATCATATTTTGCTGGACAGGAGGCTTCATTCATGGCAGTCTTAATGCAGTGCTGGTGGCCCGACTTCCATATTGTGGTCCGAATGTGCTTGATAATTTCTTCTGCGACTTCCCACAGGTAATGAAGCTGTCCTGCTCGGAAACCTATGTTGTTGAGATTTTCACGTTGATCAATGACAGTCTGGTAGCTCTTCCCAATTTTCTGTCCTTGCTGCTTTCATATGTCATCATCCTGGCCACCCTTTGTGGCCGTTTTGGGAAGGGTGGTACTAAGGCTCTGTCCACCTGTGGCTCTCACCTGATGGTGGTTGGCCTCTACTATGGGCCCATTGGTTTTGTGTATTTTAAGCCTTCCTCTGGAAACCAGGTGGACAAGATGGCTGCTGTATTTTACATGGTGGTCACACCTTCCCTCAATCCCCTCATCTATACTCTGAGGAAcaaggaggtgaagggagctatGGGGAAGTTGAAAAACAAATGTAAACGCCTCTTGCTGCTTTAACAGGAGCAGATGTGTGAATTTTCCTTTTCCTGCTACATGAATTGTTATGTATATGCACCCTCAAAGCAACTGCTAGAGGGCTTCCAATCACCAGCTTTCTCAGAGCATCTCTAATCTCCATGTATGTAGCATTACTTCTTGGACTGCTCAGTTTGCTTTCAAATTTGATAGCATCAGAATGGATGGTGTTTGTGAGTGCAACACTACTGCTTCTCTAGTGTTCAATCACTAAGAGAAGTTACTGATACTAGCAAAGCATTTATTAATCGTAGTATGCAGACTAATGTACAGATGGATTTTGTGCTCATGCCTGGGGCATGTTCCCATTGGAGAAACGGTGAATCCTGTCCTGTGTGTCCTCACACTGTTCTAAGTCAAGGAAGCATGGGATACAGCCTATACAACCGTGATTCGGGATCCTAAGAATGGAGGCCATTAGGGATAGCTTCTCTACTATAGCTGGGTAAAGAGGTACATTTTAAACTAGTGCATCTCTTATATTTAgttgggggaaggggcagcaacTATTCCAGTTCTCCTGAGCACAATGTCTGTTCTGCTTCCTGGTGttttttctgcttcctgttagatTATCAACCCTGTTGGGAAAGGGGACAACTGAATCatcaactgctttgtgaagttcttttttgctgaaaagtgacaTATAAATTAAAACTCTGAAGCTgcttaattgatatataagttgATGTCTCTCATCACTGACACAGAAGAACACTATTCTGATTCAGGATTTCTCAGAATTCCCACTAGAAGTAAAACAATGGAAAGGCTGTTGCTTTACGTTCATGGCTGAACATCAATGAAAAGTGAGTGCTGGACAAGCGGGATTTTTATTTGATCCAGCCAGGCatgtcctccttccacttcctgctcGAGCCTCATCCAAGCTCCACCCTGGGCAACTGACAGAAATTATCTGCCATTTTCTAGTGCAGAGTGGCAgtcagtcagggctggcccaaggatTTGAGGGCTCCCTTGCAGACAACCTTCAGACAGCCCCCTGAATGTTTGAGAGAAAGGCCATGCACGGTGAGACAAGAACCCAGAATTTTCTGGGGGGCAGTGTCTGTGAGGATACTCTAGCCGCTCTCATGCCAAGCTTTGGCACACTTTGTAGATCTGTACATATCAcatcacagcccaatctttcAAGGGTGAATCATGAATGCTTGGACAGGGAGGAAGTAGCAACGGGTTCTCACATTTTAGTGAGTGAAAACAGTGGTATTTTTCAGCCCTACTGACTTGTAGGGCTCAGCAGATGCTGGACCTTATTAAGGCCTCAGCCACACAGATGGCAAAGCCACTGTCAGCACAGCCATGAGGACTCCTGGGGCACTTGTCTCAGGTGCAAATTGTGAACGCATTGAGacatggagggaaggagagtgtcGAACTAGAACACCTCCTGGGGCACATTatactcctctcctccactttctGCTCAGTTTACTTCATTTTTCCAAATCCAGAAAGTAGTGGAGAAGGAGCGAGAGGGAGAGCAGTGGCAGCTCCTTGTACCTGCTGATGCGTCAGCCAAGAAGAGCTGGTGGTCACCTTGAGTTCCAACCCTCTGGTGCTAGAAGATCTTGGATGATCttgctcagtgctttttttgtgaaaaaaaaggtgcaggaactcacaacttgttaatcttttatttatttatttatttatttatttatttatttatttatttatttattaaccattttttattggagaaataaaatattttttatgtgcttcccccctaaagatgaacttacttctgagtagacatgcataggattgggctgtcaatctccacatacCCTTCCCCTTAGCTacttttctacacatggggaaaaatactgtacaggtgcacttgtagcgtgtagtatgtagtgtggcactactttgaggagaggaagcagtgaatagattccaaaaaatggcttacatgagttccatgtagcaaaattactctaagcaactgtgggagtaagaacaaaaaaggaattcttacatgagaggggtccttaggtgcacatagaaacagctatttttgcaaacaagcgattaaatatggtttaattcagatatcagaatactctttgggaaggcgcttggcatgcaattgtttgttctctgctgccctgatcagctgctttgcattgctggagaggagctacaaacactggctggcggagggcatgcttgtgggggaaggatgaggaagatctctggcaaggctggacagcatgttgtacacacgtagaatccctttccacctgcccttagcatatgaaaacgggtgcagatatatatctctgccaggattaagagcccaatcctaggtatgtctactctgaagtaaatctcgttctagtcaatggagcttactcccagaaaagtgcctaggattgcaacctaagagcccaatcctatgcatgtctattcagaagtccactttagtcaatggggcttactgtggataggatgacagccttagagtcaaatcctgtgcctgtctactctgcctctgttttgctccccccctcctggaatgcctccgaaggggaggggcccctgcaaaaaggtgccggaactccgtccccccatgttccattagaaaaaaagccctgatcttGCTCACCTCCAAACATTTCCAAATGTTTCCAAAAGCACCAATAATTCAATTCCTCCTTCCAAAACAAACAATATTCTCCAATACAACCCTTGCAGTTTGACTTCCACGTGAGCGTACTCACAGTAGCTTTGGTCCATTATTGCACTAGAACAGTCAATAGGATCACATTGATATTTTGCTGCACAGTCGCCCCTTGCCCTATGTGAGGGTTATGTTCCAAAGTCCAGAGCACAAAACTAAAATAGCATGTACTAAAAATTGCACTGCAAATCCCCAACATCCTGAAAATGCATGTCCCTTTAAAAATGCAAGACACAGGCAGGACTTGACATGGAACAGCTGCTTCATTCTCCAGTTTGAGGCTCCATCCAGGGCATGTATTTATtaagtggaatggtgggtgaAATCACCTGCAGTCTTTAAACTCCTGATTTTCTGTTTTTGGTTTGCCAGCTACATGAAGTTGAATTTGAGCAAGTGTATCACACACAAGATGTGGACCAACTGTATTAAACTGTGGACCCTGAAGAGATCTTCTAGACCGAGGACTGAGGAAATTGTGTGTGTTCACTGCAAGAAGCATAGAATTTGTTCAGTGAAAAATTTGCGGGGGAACCAATGTGGGTCCTTTGGCTAAATTGCTAGACATATTGCCAAATTCTACCACCGTCCTGACTGAAGGAACTTGCATTATGGCAGCCAAAGAGATAGCCAGGGCTGTGCTAGTAGGGCATATGCCCTGGACACCCCGTGAGGGGAGGCGCCAGATTGGAGTGCTGCTAGCCAGTAGTGTCTGAGTAGTGTCTCTCCACCTCTGGAGAGGCCTGGGTAGTCCCGTTTATAAACTCAGCTGCAGGAGATCCACCCGCCCGTCACGTAATCTGGcagcatggggaggggaagggcagaatggggcagtgatgggatggggaggaaggcagatctgGTTCTGGAAACGGCTAGGTTTGGTAACGCTGGCAACCGctgaatcttaacccccttcccatatCTGATTTACCTTCACCAGTCCATTAAAGTTGTGCCAGGTCTATAGGTGGTGCCAGCCTTagaagcttacccctgggtaaaggagcaaatgtccctttcccagaggagacTGCTGGGATTGGTCCCCCtgcagatgcagcacaagctgttttTGTGTGGCTGCATccgtccgggggggggggggagcatgactGAGACTGTTAGACCAAAGGGActtacagcaccatcctatgcttATCTATCAAATGTATGTACCATTCTTCTGAACAgtcttactcataagtaaatgtgtTTTGGATTTCAACCTTATGAACCCATTCCTATCTGGGCTTAGATCATCACTGGATCGCGAGATCCTAGTCAGGTGTTGTGAAACACATACCACTACTGTGCACTTTGAGACTGCTGGTATAAATTGCCAGACCCCCATGTGCACACTAGTGTCACATCCTGCCTACACTGTAGCAGGTAGCATGCCAGTGTGGGTGGCTCTGGGGCAGTTCAGTATGCGGAGCAGGGTAGGCAGGGCAGACTGAGGGTGGGAGAGCATGGATCTCAGCGGCAAGCACGCTGGGATTCTATCTGCATTTTCATAGCCTGCCACACCCCCTTATTGCTCCTTGACTTACCTGGCATAGGTCTATTGGTAGCCAGGaggcttacatggaggtaaacaaaaaatatttttatatgcaGCTGGTGCCTTGGTATCTGAGGGGGAGCCATTCTCGGACACGCCCCCCCTCCCGACACCAGTGAAAACGTGGATAAAAAAACCACAGTTAGGGATCTCCGAAGGCAGATACACAGTCTCTGAAGGCAGCTGGAGCtctgggaggcctcagaaggtaaaTTCTAATTTTGCGTCgtaaccagaagtgacgttttaaggccttataaggcctttggagggctggggaagcccccgTAGGCCTTCCAAAAGCCTTAAAAgactttaaaatgtcacttctggttttgacgcaaaaatggaagtgaccttctaagacATCCCAGCAGCCTTAGAACACAACTCCAGTCGCCTTTGTAGGCTTCGAGTTGGGCTAAATCTGACTCATGGGTCCCAAGGACCCTTGTTGAGCCAGATTTGCGGatacaaaatccatggataagtaggctcaacctgtacttcttcCAAGTTGTCTAGTCgtccccccataggatgcatgCAGTGCATATTTTACATCACGTAGGCTGATGGGGGGATATaattgagctgcctgtgacacaGCTGGGTGAATTTTGAACCAGTTCTTATTTGTCAGAGCAATCTATTTGACAGGGTTGTTATAAGGTTAAAAGATGAAGGGAACTCTCTTTGCCACACTGATGATGGCTGGGGTACAAATTAAATAAACGAACTGCTCAACTTCTGCTGACATCGTCTCTGCTTTCAAGAGGGAAAAAAATACTTGGAGAAAGCACACTGGCCCTCTAAAGTTCTGTTGCTTGCAAAAACTTCAAATCTTTTGTAATTAACCCACTTGGGTCTGAACAGTGGTTGGCACTGTCCGGAGGCTGACGTCTTCACCACAAGCTTTCAGCAAGGATGATGAAATCCTCAGATTGCAGAAGGGGACTGTCAAGGAGAACTTCACAAGCTATGCTGATTTCCAGGTGAGGTGAAAGCTATCTGGCCATGGGGAGGAATGAGTATTCTCACTCCCATTCTCCATTTGCATAGTTGCATGAAGTAACTTATtctcattctccatcctctcATTTCATAAGAGCATCATCTTGGACCACACTACCTTCCAAATCCATCCATCTCCTCTTGCTCACCTGGAACTCTTCCATCTTTTCTGAGCCTTTTTGAAAGATCATGAAGCATAGAGGATGAAGGATTGCCTTGCAATGAAGTCTTGATCTCTGTGATGGAGAGTACCTGCCCGGATCCCCTCTGAGTGTGGATTGCAGCAGGAGTGAGTACTGTGGCTGTTTCTGAATTTCTGGAGACTCTTGAATTTCTTTGGCTATTCCTTGTTTTGCAAGCGCTGGTCATTTTAAAATCTAAATTCATACATGTTTAATTTTTTGACAATTCAGAGAGGAGTTTGTTTCTATTAAGGTAGGATTATTACAGCCTATGTCTAACTGAAAGCAATGGGCTCACTTCTGAGCAAGGTAAACAGCATTTTCAAACCCTCCCAGCAATGAGTCATTACTACTGCTATTGATATTGCTGTAGTGATTGTTTATTAcattggtttccaaactgtgggtccgggacgcaccagtgtgtcacaaccaaatttttggtggtttgtgaaactgacgaGGCCAAATAGGCCTCGTACAT is a window of Tiliqua scincoides isolate rTilSci1 chromosome 5, rTilSci1.hap2, whole genome shotgun sequence DNA encoding:
- the LOC136653953 gene encoding olfactory receptor 4Q3-like, yielding MNGSTVTEFVFLDFSSSQTAQFFLLTLVTTCYTAVLMGNLLIIVTVLSEPKLFQSPMYFFLANLSVLDISLGSVAAPKLATDLVNKGGTISFVGCMAQIMTFHFFGGAEMFLLSVMAYDRYVAICHPLRYTTIMNQQRCLRFIIFCWTGGFIHGSLNAVLVARLPYCGPNVLDNFFCDFPQVMKLSCSETYVVEIFTLINDSLVALPNFLSLLLSYVIILATLCGRFGKGGTKALSTCGSHLMVVGLYYGPIGFVYFKPSSGNQVDKMAAVFYMVVTPSLNPLIYTLRNKEVKGAMGKLKNKCKRLLLL